Within Salvia splendens isolate huo1 chromosome 21, SspV2, whole genome shotgun sequence, the genomic segment TAGTCtctaaatataataaaagaagCTTTAAATGTAATAGAGAAAGGACTTTAAATATAACAGAAAGGCTTTAAATATAATAAGAGTAGTGCAGTTTTAAAGTGTTAATTATAGTTAATTATAAACAATTATGTTGCAGCTCTAGATAAAGCTAGTTTATAAACTAAACCCCAAATTGTAGACAAACACCAAACCTCGTTTATAGATCCTTACCCTTTCAGAGTTAAATCTATAAAGTCATGAATATTACcaaagtaaaataaaacaataaataatagtaatattgaGTAATAAGAAGTGTCCCTTTCATTTGTGTCACCAAACAAAGTTGGCTGATCAATGATGCCCACTAACCTAGTGTAAGAAGACAATATATATAGAATGTTACTCCATATTGCTAGTATTTAGCAAATTTAAGAATGAATCTTGTCctttaatcttgtttgtttagcTACATGCACCCTAGCTATAGATAATATCATTCTCAATAATGTCGACAAACAACGACACTAAAACGACTAATCCAACTATAATCACACTACTTGATGGTAATAACTCATGTGAATTATATGTTTAGGTTATGCATTATGCTCAATGTGTTAGACgtaatgaaatatttttcgCATTGCTCAATCTATCAATATTATGTTTAATTACAAAGTAAATTATGTTTCAACCAACTATTTAGCATAGTTAAATCtaataacaataaaattaagATTTGTTATAGCCACAACTACTTTCCTGAGGCTGCAGATTCTTTTGATGTCAACACTACGATATTGGCACTGCCGGTTTTTTTTACGTCAATGCTACTTCTAACGACAATCACCATATGTTTCCTTAGTTTTTATCACGCATTCTCTAATCATTTCGTCTCATAAGCAATCAACATCTCTCGCAACCCCTACCGGATACTGCCATATTGCAACTATTTTCGTTGATGCCGATACCGAAAGTATGTACATGGTTTAAACCCACATATCTAGTGAATGTGATATTGATCATTGACACGTGCTGATGAAAGTCACCCTACTTGTGCCCTGGTAGATATGCACTTGTATTCAATTAGCCGTTAATTATTGGTTTGGAAAGGACATGTACTTAAATGAGCAACCACTCTATAATGCATGAATATTACGTTTAATATaataacaaaatatacataacAAAATCGATATGTCACGCACACTTTTCAGGATCTTCTATGAACACCATATTAAtatttgtttctcttttattttaatactactattttatcaTAATATCATAAAATTAGTATTGATAATCAAATTTTAGAATTACAAATCAAAACTAATTAGATTAATTCTTTTATCAATCTCATTGAGGTGAAAGCATGgggaaaaaagaattttttttgtgCAATGAAAGAATATGGACCCAATATTTATGAAAAACAGTTAGATGGATCCGATCTATAATTTTTACAATGAGAAAAACATAAAAGACTTGAATATGCCTTTATGATTTTTACTCATTAAGAAAGCATGCAGGCTAAACATTCTACGTCCTCTCAACGAGTTCAATTAATCACCGCCAAAATTGTCACAAAAATCACCTATAAATTACCTATCAAATCCAACCTTCCATCATCACCAATTATTCTCTACAACAATCATATTTCCCATTCCCTTCACCAAGACAATGGCTTCTTCaacctccttcttcctcttcttcctcctcgtctcGTGCCTGGCCCTCGAGGCGGCTGCAGGGCGTGAGGTCCTGACGGACTCCAAGATGTCCTTTGACGGCACTGTGTGGATCCCGGGCCTCGGCCGTTACATGATCCCCAAGAAAGGCTCCAAGTCCTTGGACTACAACCCCATCACTGGATCCCTGGGAGGGAACGGTTTGTCCATCCCAGGGTTCGGTGGCTCGACCGGAGGTCGCAACTACATCCCCGGTGGAGACGACACCTTCGTGCCCAACCCTGGCACGGAGGTGCCTGTCTCTGGCGGCGGAGGGATCCCCGTACCCTCCAACCCTTGAGCTCAATTGAGACGAGAACAGTtgaaatctatttttttttccgtttatttttttcccttatGTTGTATAAGGGCGTGTAGCATTCTATTTCTACGTTTTTCATTGTTGTAGCTCTGTGCCATGTTTGTCGTCAATAAAAAGTGTGTTGAGTGTGTTTCTCTATCCCTGGTCTTATGTTAAGACCGAGAGCTTCAGAGGGCGAAAACTCGAACAACGAGCAGCAACAACCTCATTTATCACTAACCTAGAACAAGCACCAAAATCTGGCTAAAACAGACATAAGAGAAATTGCAAGAAATCACCTAACAGCTGCATTATTCGAGAAAATCGAAGTGAAACTAAAGTCTTCTTCAAATGAGCTAAATGAATGAACCAAGAGATCATCTGAGAGTTCAATTTATGATCAGTGATGAAATCAAGAACAAAATTTGACATTCCACAATGTATAAAAATGCAACTCTTAAGTCCATTAAACTCAATAATGAAAAGGTTAAACTCTTCCAATCAGCAAAAATGGCTGATGATGAACACAAAACCAGTGTCATATTATCCATCAGAACAACACTATTGAAGACAAGAAACAGCCATATCAGCAACACACCCGAATTCTTGCAAAATGAGAAACTCCTATGAGGTGATGGATTCATACTACGACAAAACAAAACGCAGTAAGACCACCAAGAGTGGAACTACTCCCTTCGGGGCATACGTTCTACAAATCACTTCTTCACAACTAGAGACGGGGTAAATTGCCCCACACGATTAATCATCCTGCATAAACGGATATAACAATCAGCTCATTTTTGAAAGACGAAGAATATAGTTCAAATCAAATTCTTTCAATTCTGTGTTCTTATGCTATAGGGATGGAACATAACTGACCTTTCACATTAAAATCATCAATCTAAGCTACCAATAGTAGGCCAACCAACCTTTACCACCACACAAATTGGCTTATTTTTGTGAAACTCTCATTGGATTTTATAAATAGGACTGTAAAAGTAAAACCTCAAGACTACAGCTCCAACTACCAACTCAATAATAAATACTTCAACCTACACACTCCCACTCAATTTGTGATTTTGGCAAAACTAGGTTTGCTaaatctcaaaaaaaaaaaactgagcCACTTCAGTCTTGGTTTCCTCACAAGCTCAAACTCTACAagtaaagattcaatttttacttCAAGAACGCATTAATCACAATTTCCAATCAATGCCCACCGATCTATCCACTTCACCATTAACACATACAACTCAGATATATCACAAACTCCAACCCCTACAgataaagattcaattttttatttcaagaaTGCATTAATCACAATTTTCAATCAATGCCCGCCAATCTATTACATAAAAAACACCCAATTTA encodes:
- the LOC121784047 gene encoding putative cell wall protein produces the protein MASSTSFFLFFLLVSCLALEAAAGREVLTDSKMSFDGTVWIPGLGRYMIPKKGSKSLDYNPITGSLGGNGLSIPGFGGSTGGRNYIPGGDDTFVPNPGTEVPVSGGGGIPVPSNP